The Pyxidicoccus sp. MSG2 DNA segment AGAAGGTGCAGCGCGGCTTCAAGGAGCAGGTGCGCGACGCGCTCGGCCCGGACGAGACGCCGGTGGACCTCCTCGAGTACGCGGTGCGGCTGCGCCCGGACAACGTGTCGGGGAGCCGCTTCTCACCGGTGCCCCCGGTGCTGCTGGAGGAAGACGGCGCCCGCACGCGCGCGCTGCCCACGGACTTCCTCGGCACCTCCACGCCGGGCGGACGCTACGCGCTGCCGGACGTGTGTCTCGCGGCGAAGCCGGACGGCGGTGGCTTCGAGGTCATGCTCGCGCGCGTCCACCACCACCTGCTGCTGTGGAGCTGGCTGAGCGCCTTCCAGCCGGCGCGCGAGCGGTACGCGTCGGTGGCCTCGCGCTGGCTGGACGCGGACCCGGCCGCGCGCGGGCTGGTGGGGCTCTCCATCCGCCGCCGCAACAAGGGCTTCTACGTCTTCCCGGGGCGGCGGCTGGTGTACTCGGTGTCGGACGTGCTGGACGTGGAGGACGGCGCGCTGACGCCGGCCGACGTGAAGGTGCTCCCCACGCCCCAGGGCCCGGTGCTGGTGGACGGGAAGGGCGAGCGGCTGAGCCTGTACCTGCCGCTGGACGACTTCTCCTCGTACCCGCCCTTCGCGGCGCTCGCGCACACCCAGGTGCTGCATGCGCCACTGCGCACGAAGGGCAGCCACCTGCCCCGGCTGAGCGTGGGCGGCGCGGTGTATCAGCGCGAGCGGTGGGACCTGTCCGCGGAGCGGCTGGCGAAGCCCGTGGGCTTCGAGATGTTCCTCGCCGTGCAGCGCGAGCGCCGGGCGGGCGGGTGGCCCCGCTTCGTCTTCATGCGCAGCTCGAAGGAGCGCAAGCCGTACCTCATCGACACCGCGAGCCCCTTCGCCCTGGATCTGCTCTCCCACCTCGCCCGCGAGGCGGAGCGGCTGTCCGTGGAGGAGATGTACCCCGCGCCCGAGCAGCTCTGGCTGAAGGACGCGCGAGGCCGCTACACGTGTGAGCTGCGGATGCAGTTCACCCGGTGGACGGGCGGGCCGGGGTGACGAAGCGGCAAAACGCGCCGGGCTCCCTTTGACATCCGGGGTGTATCAGCGGCCAGAATGCCCCCATGCCCGGGCCTGGCGGGGCTTTCCGCCCCTGCTGGGATGACGGGCCCTTTTTCTGGAGAGAGAGCCCATGGCTGGAGAGAACCAGGTCGTCCCCCCACCGAAGAAGCTGAAGAAGCCAGTGGCGGAGCTGCGCGCGGAGCTGCTCGTCGACAAGGACGTCATCGAGCAGGCCCGCATGTTGAAGGTCGACCTGGCCGAGTACGTGGAGAAGATCCTCGACTACGCCCAGAACCCCGAGAAGCCGCCCCAGCTCGTCATCACCCCGGACGAGGAGCTGAAGGCCCAGGACCCCAGCGTCCCCACCGTCGAGGAGCTCCAGACGCACCTGGAGAAGATCATCAACGGCGAGGTGATGATCAGCCGCGCGCAGCAGCTGGACGGCTTCAACGACAAGGACGCGGACGCCCGCTACAAGACGGCGCTCGCCTCCGACGCCGCCCAGAAGGGTGCGCCCGAGGCTCGCAAGGGCGCGTCGCCCACGGCCCTCCAGGCTGATCCGAAGAAGCCGTCCACCCCGAAGAACTGAGTCACCCTCCGGGGCCGGGTAATTTCCCCGGAATTTCACGCCCAGTTGAACGCCAACCCCCTGGATTTTCAGGGGTTCCACTCGGGCAGACAGTTTTTTCGGGTAACACGGAAACAATCAGGCCGAGTTCCCGACAATCATTTCAACAGGAACACTTGATGGCCGCACGGCGGCCACTACCAAAAGGACTCGACCATGGGTGGAATTGGCAAGGCTCTCGGCAAGGTGATGGACATCGTCAAGCCGTTCGTGTCGATGGTCAACCCGCTCCTGGGCGCGGCCATGGGCTTCGCCAGCGGCCTGATGCAGGGCAAGAACCCCCTGCAGTCGCTGATCGGCGCGGCCACCGACCTCATCCCCGGCGGGATGGGCGGCGTCATGGGCAACGTCCTAGGGAAGTTTGGCGGGAAGGCGCTCATGGACGGCATGGGCGGCAACAGCCTGCTGAGCGGCGCGCTGAACCTGGCGACCGGCAAGAGCAAGGTCACCGACATCGTTGGCGACTTCCTCAAGAGCAGCGCCACGAAGGCCTTCACGGCCCAGGGCATGGGCAACACGGCCGAGCTGGCCGCCCAGCGCATGTCCCAGTTCCTGACCCAGTAATCGATGACCCCCATCCCCTACGTTCCGGAGCTGCACTTCGAGCAGATCAAGGGCTGGCTGCAGCTCTGGAACGAGTCGATGACACACGACGCCCTGCCGCAGACCGGGTACATCATCCCGGGCCGTGCGGCGGGGTTTCTGTATCGTACGGACAGCTCGGTGGCGCTCATCGAGAACCTCGTCGCCGCGCCGGGAATGTCGCGCGAGGAGCGCTCCACGTACGTCGATGCCATCGTCGCCGCCATCTGCGCGGAGGCCGGAAGGCTCGGCTTCAAGATCCTCCTCGGCTACACGCAGCTGGACGCGGTGGTGAAGCGCGCGGAGCGCTTCGGCTTCGCGCACATCGGTAGCAACTTCCACCTGGTGGCCCTGCCGCTCAACATGGCCAAGGACACCGGGACTTGAAGAGCGCTGTGCGACCGCGCGCCGACCTCGTGATTCTCGGAGCTGGCGTCGTCGGTCTTTCGGCCGCGCGCCGGCTCGTTTCGCTTGGAGCCTCCGTCACCGTGCTGGACGCCGTGGACCCTGGAGGCCGGGGCTCGCGTGCCGCCGCCGGTGTCGCCATCCCCTCGGTGCGGCTGTTCGACGACCTGGACCTGCTCACCTTCGCGCGCGCGGGCCGGGCCGCCCTGGCCAGGGACCTCGAGTCACTTCCCGGAGGTGACCGGCTCCGGCGCGGGCAGGGCATCCTGCGCGTCATGCCGGACGCGAAGGCTCGGGACTCGCTCGTGGAGAAGGCCGCGAAGGACGCGGAGGGGCCGGGCCTCTGGGTGGACGCGGCGAAGCTCGTGGAGCTGGAGCCCGCGCTGGAAGGCACGCCCCTCTTCGGCGCCTTCGACAGCACGCATGGCCACATGGTGGACACGGACGGCTACGTCAACGCGCTCCGGGACGCCGCCATCCGCGAGGGCGTGCGTGTGCGGACGGGCACCGCCGCGCGCTCCATCACCGAGACTTCCGACGGCGTCGAGGTCCACCTGGAGGGCGAGACGCTCCGCGCGGATCAGCTCCTCGTCAGCGCGGGGCCGTGGTCGGCGGGCGTGGCGGGACTGCCCGCCCTGCCGCTGAAGCCGGTGCGCGGGCAGATGCTGGTGGTGCACCAGCCGGGGCTCCAGCTCACGCGGGTGGTCTCCGGCCCCTCGTACCTGGCGCCCTGGCGCGAGGGAGAAATCGTCGTCGGCGCCACGGAGGAGGACGCGGGCTTCGTGGAGCAGGTGACGCCCGCGGGCCTGCTGCACCTGAGCGCCACGGTGGCGAAGCTCGCGCCACGCCTGCGGGACGCCCGCTTCGTCCGCGCCTGGGCGGGGCTGCGCGCGGTGACGCCGGACGGTCGCCCGTACATCGGCCGCTACCCCGGCACCCGGCACACCTACGTCGCCACCGGGCTGGGAGGGCAGGGCATCCTCACCGGCGCCTTCACCGGTGCGTCTATCGTGGAACTCATGGAGCACGGCCGCTGTGACGCGGTGGCCCCGTTCGACCCGGCTCGCGCCATCGCCGCGAGGCCTTGACTCCAGGGCCCGCGGGCCTCAGTACAGCTGCACCGCGTCGAACGGGCGGTTGAGCTTCGTCCTCGCTCGGGGCAGCGCGGCCTGCACCGCCTTCGCGTCCCCGCTCGTGAGCGCCTCCACGAGCACCGCCGTCTCCTTGGGCCAGGTGGTGCTCGCCTGGGCGCAGCGCAGGGCCTCCGTCCAGTCGGTGTGGCCGCCGGCCACCGCGAGGCCCGCGAGGCTCTGCGCCACCTTCAACGGGTCTCCCACGGCGCGAGCGTGCTCCTCCGCGCGGGCGAACCACTCCACGGCGACGGCGGGCTGCTGCTCGTCCAGGAACAGCCGCCCCAGCTCCGCGGCGATGACCTGCCGGTGGAAGGAGTCCCCCAGCTCGTCCGCGTTG contains these protein-coding regions:
- a CDS encoding NAD(P)/FAD-dependent oxidoreductase; the protein is MKSAVRPRADLVILGAGVVGLSAARRLVSLGASVTVLDAVDPGGRGSRAAAGVAIPSVRLFDDLDLLTFARAGRAALARDLESLPGGDRLRRGQGILRVMPDAKARDSLVEKAAKDAEGPGLWVDAAKLVELEPALEGTPLFGAFDSTHGHMVDTDGYVNALRDAAIREGVRVRTGTAARSITETSDGVEVHLEGETLRADQLLVSAGPWSAGVAGLPALPLKPVRGQMLVVHQPGLQLTRVVSGPSYLAPWREGEIVVGATEEDAGFVEQVTPAGLLHLSATVAKLAPRLRDARFVRAWAGLRAVTPDGRPYIGRYPGTRHTYVATGLGGQGILTGAFTGASIVELMEHGRCDAVAPFDPARAIAARP